One part of the Eriocheir sinensis breed Jianghai 21 chromosome 6, ASM2467909v1, whole genome shotgun sequence genome encodes these proteins:
- the LOC126987307 gene encoding la-related protein 6-like produces the protein MPPTETAAAMTVPPAAAARCGARLPCTMSDADTEGSGGAAAWEPDVSVTSSESEGPPVTRHNSTHVSGDGEAVPQELPGGGALLLHPEDPTSLSYTATRGAEAKPGPKVDPELATSLVRLVEEYLSDEGLAKDLFLLKHVRRQRAGYISLKLLAGYKRIKKFSRDSEVLAAALRTSEALELNPEGTKVRRRTQLPDALQHEAPPSRTLLVARLPAPSATMGGLAALFGQFGSVMSLQVLRPRQDGVLHPEVLPLATRLPGLASATCAVVEYENVWGAARALRELNSPPISLHVLRRARRHSLNSVRVSSTPPFTPRARGGGVLPEELRQRLKGTQSCAWQEHTESSGSDGEDSPQWRKGSGRWSCQPFTQPSDAAHRTQSRWGSSSVPASPALYRRHNTQAALRAPRGPDGTRGFSKDRT, from the coding sequence ATGCCTCCCACCGAGACAGCGGCAGCGATGACAGTTCCGCCCGCGGCAGCGGCACGGTGTGGCGCCAGGCTCCCCTGCACCATGTCCGACGCAGACACCGAAGGCAGTGGCGGCGCGGCGGCCTGGGAGCCTGATGTTTCCGTCACCTCCTCAGAGAGCGAAGGACCGCCCGTCACACGACACAACTCGACTCACGTCAGCGGGGACGGGGAGGCAGTGCCGCAGGAACTGCCTGGTGGCGGCGCCTTGCTGCTGCACCCCGAGGACCCGACGAGCCTCAGCTACACTGCCACCCGCGGGGCAGAGGCCAAACCTGGGCCGAAGGTGGACCCCGAGCTGGCGACGAGCCTGGTGCGCCTAGTGGAGGAGTACCTCAGCGACGAGGGTCTGGCCAAGGACCTGTTCCTCCTGAAGCACGTGCGGCGCCAGAGGGCGGGCTACATCTCCCTCAAGCTGCTGGCCGGCTACAAGCGGATCAAGAAATTCTCCCGGGACTCTGAGGTGCTGGCCGCCGCCCTCAGGACCTCCGAGGCCTTAGAACTCAACCCAGAAGGCACCAAAGTGCGGCGACGCACCCAGCTGCCCGACGCCCTGCAGCACGAGGCTCCGCCGTCCCGCACCCTGCTCGTGGCCCGCCTCCCCGCCCCCAGCGCCACCATGGGCGGCCTGGCTGCTCTCTTCGGACAGTTTGGCTCAGTGATGTCTCTGCAGGTGCTGCGTCCCCGGCAGGATGGCGTCCTACACCCAGAAGTACTCCCCCTGGCGACGCGCCTGCCTGGCCTGGCCTCTGCCACTTGCGCCGTGGTGGAGTACGAGAACGTGTGGGGCGCCGCTCGCGCTTTGCGGGAGCTGAACAGCCCGCCCATCTCCCTGCACGTCCTCCGCCGCGCCCGACGCCACTCCCTGAACTCCGTGAGGGTGTCTTCCACGCCTCCCTTCACACCCAGGGCCCGGGGCGGCGGCGTGCTGCCCGAGGAGCTGCGCCAGCGTCTGAAGGGGACGCAGTCGTGCGCGTGGCAGGAACACACGGAGTCCAGCGGCTCTGACGGGGAAGACAGCCCGCAGTGGAGGAAGGGCTCCGGACGGTGGAGCTGTCAGCCCTTCACGCAGCCCTCTGACGCCGCACACCGGACACAGAGCCGCTGGGGCAGCTCCTCCGTGCCCGCCTCCCCGGCCCTCTACCGCCGCCACAACACCCAGGCGGCTCTGCGCGCCCCCCGGGGCCCAGACGGGACGCGAGGCTTCTCCAAGGACAGAACGTAG